A region from the Volucribacter amazonae genome encodes:
- the tal gene encoding transaldolase has translation MSQLESLRNMTVVVADTGDIEAIKQYQPQDATTNPSLILSASALPQYASLIDDAIAYAKAQSNDKAQQLIDAEDKLAVNIGLEILKIVPGRISTEVDARLSYDTKATVEKAKRLMALYNEAGISNDRILIKIASTWQGIRAAELLEKEGINCNLTLLFSEAQARACAEAGVYLISPFVGRILDWYKANTDKKDYAPEEDPGVISVTNIYHYYKQYGYNTIVMGASFRNVGEIIELAGCDRLTISPALLKELQETNGSLTRKLDYQGEIKPRPTPMTEEEFYWQHNLDPMAVDKLADGIRKFAADIEKLEAMLAEKL, from the coding sequence ATGTCTCAATTAGAATCCTTACGCAATATGACTGTTGTGGTTGCAGACACTGGCGATATTGAAGCCATTAAACAATATCAACCGCAAGATGCCACAACTAATCCTTCTTTAATTTTGAGTGCATCTGCTTTACCACAATATGCTTCATTAATTGATGATGCTATTGCTTATGCTAAAGCACAAAGCAATGATAAAGCGCAACAACTGATTGATGCAGAAGACAAACTGGCTGTAAATATTGGTTTAGAAATTTTAAAAATTGTACCGGGACGCATTTCTACTGAAGTGGACGCTCGTCTTTCTTATGACACTAAAGCAACAGTAGAAAAAGCCAAAAGATTAATGGCACTTTATAATGAAGCAGGCATTAGCAACGACCGTATCCTTATTAAAATCGCTTCCACATGGCAAGGTATTCGTGCCGCAGAATTACTTGAAAAAGAAGGCATCAACTGTAACCTCACCTTATTATTCTCCGAAGCACAAGCAAGAGCCTGTGCCGAAGCAGGTGTTTATCTTATCTCGCCATTTGTAGGACGTATTTTAGATTGGTATAAAGCCAACACCGATAAAAAAGACTACGCACCAGAAGAAGATCCGGGTGTCATCTCTGTAACCAATATTTATCATTACTACAAACAATATGGCTATAATACCATTGTAATGGGAGCAAGTTTCCGTAATGTTGGCGAAATAATTGAATTAGCGGGCTGCGATCGCCTTACTATTTCTCCAGCATTACTCAAAGAATTGCAAGAAACAAACGGAAGTTTAACCCGTAAATTAGATTACCAAGGCGAAATCAAACCTCGCCCAACCCCAATGACAGAGGAAGAATTCTATTGGCAACATAACCTCGATCCAATGGCAGTAGATAAATTAGCTGACGGTATTCGCAAATTTGCTGCCGATATTGAAAAATTAGAAGCAATGTTGGCAGAGAAGTTGTAA
- a CDS encoding DNA-3-methyladenine glycosylase I, which yields MKKRCDWVTQDPLYLDYHDNEWGKPQFDSLKLFEKLCLEGQQAGLSWITVLKKRENYRRAFFDFQPDKIVQMTSQDIDRLMQDKGLIRHRAKLVAIVKNAQAYLAMEKCGENFSHFIWSFVQGKPQCNQVKTLVDVPSKTPTSQAMSKALKKRGFVFVGETICYAFMQSMGLVNDHLDQCAFKSVDCKNTMR from the coding sequence ATGAAAAAACGTTGTGATTGGGTAACGCAAGATCCTTTATATCTTGATTATCATGATAATGAATGGGGAAAACCACAATTTGATAGCCTAAAATTATTTGAAAAATTGTGTTTAGAGGGGCAACAAGCGGGGTTATCTTGGATAACAGTATTGAAAAAACGGGAAAATTATCGGCGTGCTTTTTTTGATTTTCAGCCTGATAAAATTGTGCAAATGACTTCGCAAGATATAGATAGACTTATGCAAGATAAGGGGTTAATTCGGCATCGGGCAAAGCTTGTGGCGATTGTTAAAAATGCTCAAGCCTATCTTGCAATGGAAAAGTGCGGTGAAAATTTTAGTCATTTTATTTGGTCTTTTGTACAAGGTAAGCCTCAATGTAATCAGGTAAAAACCTTAGTTGATGTTCCCAGTAAAACCCCTACTTCACAAGCTATGTCTAAGGCGTTGAAAAAGCGGGGATTTGTTTTTGTTGGTGAAACTATTTGTTATGCTTTTATGCAATCTATGGGGTTGGTAAATGATCATCTTGATCAATGTGCTTTTAAATCGGTAGATTGTAAAAACACAATGCGTTAA